A portion of the Saccharospirillaceae bacterium genome contains these proteins:
- the leuB gene encoding 3-isopropylmalate dehydrogenase — protein MTQNVLILPGDGIGPEIVTEAVKVLETAKEKFNLDIALDNALVGGSAYDEFGTPLPEVTMQKAEKADAILLGAVGGPKWDELEDRELRPEKGLLGLRSGLELFGNLRPAILYPQLADASSLKPEVVSGLDILIVRELTGGIYFGKPRGIRELENGEREGYNTYVYSESEIRRIAKVAFESAQKRGKKLCSVDKANVLEVTVLWREIMNDVAKDYPDVELSHMYVDNAAMQLVRAPKQFDVMVTGNMFGDILSDAAAMLTGSIGMLPSASLDKDNKGMYEPCHGSAPDIAGQGIANPLATILSAAMMLRYSLDESAAADAIEKAVSDVLDQGLRTADIYSNGMSKVSTEEMGEAVVAALKNV, from the coding sequence ATGACTCAGAATGTTTTAATTTTGCCAGGTGATGGCATTGGTCCGGAAATCGTAACCGAAGCGGTTAAAGTTCTGGAAACTGCGAAAGAAAAGTTCAACCTGGATATTGCGCTGGATAACGCTCTGGTTGGTGGTTCTGCATACGACGAGTTTGGCACGCCGCTGCCAGAAGTGACCATGCAGAAAGCAGAAAAAGCTGATGCGATTCTGTTAGGTGCTGTCGGTGGTCCTAAGTGGGATGAGTTGGAGGATCGCGAACTGCGTCCGGAAAAAGGTCTGTTAGGTCTGCGCTCTGGCCTGGAGTTATTCGGCAACCTGCGTCCGGCAATTCTGTATCCTCAGCTGGCTGATGCTTCTTCACTGAAGCCTGAAGTGGTTTCTGGTCTGGATATTCTGATTGTTCGTGAATTAACCGGTGGTATTTATTTCGGTAAGCCGCGCGGCATTCGTGAGCTGGAAAACGGTGAGCGTGAAGGTTACAACACCTACGTATATTCCGAATCAGAGATCCGTCGTATCGCTAAAGTGGCATTTGAATCGGCTCAGAAACGCGGTAAAAAACTGTGCTCAGTTGATAAGGCTAACGTTCTTGAAGTCACGGTGCTGTGGCGTGAGATCATGAATGACGTTGCAAAAGATTATCCCGATGTTGAGTTGTCTCACATGTACGTTGATAACGCCGCTATGCAGTTAGTGCGTGCGCCAAAACAGTTCGATGTGATGGTTACCGGAAACATGTTTGGCGATATCCTGTCTGACGCAGCTGCAATGTTGACCGGCTCTATTGGTATGTTGCCATCAGCCTCTCTGGATAAGGACAACAAGGGTATGTACGAGCCTTGTCATGGTTCAGCTCCGGATATCGCAGGTCAGGGTATCGCTAACCCATTAGCGACAATTTTGTCTGCTGCCATGATGTTGCGTTATTCTCTGGATGAAAGTGCTGCTGCTGATGCGATCGAGAAAGCTGTGAGTGATGTTCTGGATCAAGGGCTGCGTACCGCCGATATCTATTCTAACGGCATGAGCAAAGTCAGCACTGAAGAGATGGGTGAAGCCGTTGTTGCTGCCCTGAAAAACGTTTAA
- a CDS encoding LysR family transcriptional regulator, translating into MDTQSLKAFLSVADQGSFSLAAEQLYLTQSAVSKRIQHLESQLDTPLFERHNRTISLTEAGRALLPKAQQILDLVADTELKLHNLSGEVSGILSLATSHHIGLHRLPPVLKEFVRCYPAAQLSLEFMGSERAYQAISSRQVELALTTLENESPAHIHSDILWQDDMVCVCSAEHTLANHNKPSLKLLAQTPAILPERHTITYQLVESAFLKKGLKLQAPMPTNYLETIKMMVSVGLGWSMLPQSMVNSSDSQICIIPWPGPAIKRSLGLIRLKERTLSNAAQALIDLLNMQ; encoded by the coding sequence ATGGACACTCAATCATTAAAAGCGTTTTTATCCGTCGCCGATCAGGGTTCTTTTTCCCTGGCCGCCGAACAACTTTATCTGACGCAATCCGCCGTCAGTAAGCGTATTCAACATCTCGAAAGTCAGCTTGATACACCACTATTCGAACGTCACAACCGCACCATCAGCCTGACCGAAGCCGGACGGGCATTATTGCCCAAGGCGCAGCAGATTCTTGATCTGGTTGCTGATACCGAACTTAAACTGCACAACCTCAGCGGCGAGGTTAGCGGCATCTTGTCACTGGCTACCAGTCACCATATCGGTTTGCATCGACTCCCACCGGTTTTAAAAGAATTCGTGCGCTGTTATCCGGCGGCACAACTAAGCCTAGAATTTATGGGTTCAGAACGAGCGTATCAGGCAATAAGTTCTCGACAGGTAGAGCTCGCATTAACCACACTGGAGAATGAATCACCAGCACACATCCATTCAGACATACTATGGCAGGACGATATGGTGTGTGTCTGTTCCGCCGAACATACATTGGCAAACCACAACAAACCGAGCCTTAAGTTACTGGCGCAAACACCGGCTATTCTTCCAGAACGACACACCATCACTTATCAACTGGTTGAATCGGCGTTTCTTAAAAAAGGTCTCAAACTTCAGGCCCCCATGCCTACCAACTATCTGGAAACCATCAAAATGATGGTTTCCGTCGGTTTGGGCTGGAGTATGTTGCCGCAATCTATGGTCAACAGCAGTGATAGCCAGATATGCATCATCCCCTGGCCAGGGCCGGCAATAAAACGATCACTAGGCCTGATACGTTTAAAGGAACGGACACTCAGCAACGCCGCCCAGGCTCTGATCGACTTATTGAATATGCAGTAG
- the leuC gene encoding 3-isopropylmalate dehydratase large subunit: MAGQTLYDKLWQQHLVKERDDGTALIYIDRQLLHEVTSPQAFEGLRIAGRKPWRLDANLATPDHNVPTTSTERESGIDGIQDPVSKIQVKTLDENCDDFGIVEFKMQDKRQGIVHVVGPEQGATLPGMTVVCGDSHTATHGAFAALAHGIGTSEVEHVLATQCLIQRKMKNLLIRVDGELATGITGKDVVLHVIGVIGTAGGNGCAMEFGGSAIRSMSMEGRMTMCNMAIEAGARVGMVAFDEITAEYVKGRPYAPKGEHWDLAVDAWKNLVSDDDAEFDQIVEIKAEDIKPQVTWGTSPEMVTTVDGTVPRVEDGKDDVQQSAIKRAHEYMGLTGGQKITDIKLDRVFIGSCTNSRIEDLRQAAEIAKGRKVADSVIQALVVPGSGLVKEQAEAEGLDKIFVAAGFEWREPGCSMCLAMNADKLGSGEHCASTSNRNFEGRQGYGGRTHLVSPAMAAAAAVAGHFIDMRDL; this comes from the coding sequence ATGGCTGGACAAACCCTTTACGACAAGCTGTGGCAACAGCACTTGGTGAAAGAGCGTGATGACGGCACGGCGTTGATTTATATCGATCGTCAGTTGTTGCACGAGGTAACGTCACCACAGGCATTTGAAGGCCTGCGCATCGCCGGTCGTAAACCTTGGCGTCTGGATGCCAATCTGGCGACTCCGGACCATAATGTACCCACCACTTCGACCGAGCGTGAGTCCGGTATTGACGGAATTCAGGATCCGGTTTCAAAAATTCAGGTGAAGACGCTGGATGAAAACTGTGATGACTTTGGCATCGTCGAATTCAAGATGCAGGACAAACGTCAGGGTATTGTGCATGTGGTTGGCCCAGAGCAGGGGGCAACTCTGCCGGGTATGACGGTTGTTTGTGGCGACTCCCACACCGCGACTCACGGCGCTTTTGCTGCGTTAGCACATGGTATCGGTACGTCCGAAGTTGAACACGTGCTGGCGACTCAGTGTCTGATTCAGCGCAAAATGAAAAACCTGCTGATTCGTGTTGATGGCGAGCTGGCAACAGGTATCACTGGCAAAGACGTGGTTCTGCACGTGATTGGTGTGATTGGTACCGCCGGTGGTAACGGTTGTGCGATGGAGTTTGGCGGTAGCGCCATTCGTAGCATGAGCATGGAAGGTCGTATGACCATGTGTAACATGGCCATTGAGGCAGGTGCTCGTGTGGGCATGGTGGCATTCGACGAGATTACAGCGGAATACGTTAAAGGCCGTCCTTATGCTCCAAAAGGCGAGCATTGGGATCTGGCGGTTGATGCCTGGAAAAACCTGGTTTCCGATGATGATGCAGAGTTCGATCAAATCGTTGAAATCAAAGCCGAAGACATCAAGCCGCAGGTTACCTGGGGTACGTCGCCGGAAATGGTCACCACGGTTGACGGCACTGTGCCACGTGTTGAAGACGGCAAAGACGATGTTCAGCAATCCGCGATTAAACGCGCTCATGAATACATGGGTCTGACTGGTGGCCAGAAAATTACGGATATCAAGCTGGATCGTGTGTTTATCGGTTCTTGCACGAACAGTCGTATCGAAGATTTGCGCCAGGCAGCAGAAATTGCAAAGGGCCGTAAGGTAGCTGATAGCGTCATTCAGGCGTTGGTTGTGCCGGGTTCTGGTCTGGTAAAAGAGCAGGCGGAAGCAGAAGGTCTGGATAAGATTTTTGTTGCAGCCGGTTTTGAATGGCGTGAACCAGGTTGCTCTATGTGTCTGGCGATGAATGCCGACAAGCTGGGTAGTGGTGAGCATTGTGCCTCGACTTCCAACCGCAACTTTGAAGGTCGTCAGGGTTATGGTGGTCGTACTCACTTAGTGAGCCCGGCGATGGCAGCTGCCGCAGCGGTAGCCGGTCATTTTATTGATATGCGTGATCTTTAA
- the leuD gene encoding 3-isopropylmalate dehydratase small subunit, whose translation MKPFVVHSGVVAPMDRPNIDTDMIIPKQFLKSIKRSGFGPNLFDELRYLDEGQPDADNSGRPLNPDFVLNQPRYQGASVLLARENFGCGSSREHAPWALEDFGFRAIIAPSYADIFFNNSFKNGLLPIILDEQIVDDLFKAVDANDGYQLTVDLEQQKIIKPDGDEIAFDVDPFRKHCLLNGLDDIGLTLQDADDIKAYEEKRRAANPWLFDQVK comes from the coding sequence ATGAAACCTTTTGTTGTACACAGTGGTGTTGTGGCTCCGATGGATCGCCCGAATATCGATACCGATATGATCATCCCGAAGCAGTTTCTGAAATCCATTAAGCGCAGCGGTTTTGGTCCCAACCTGTTTGACGAATTACGTTATCTCGATGAAGGTCAGCCGGATGCCGATAATTCAGGTCGTCCGTTAAATCCGGACTTCGTTTTAAATCAGCCTCGTTATCAGGGCGCTTCGGTTCTATTGGCCCGTGAAAACTTTGGCTGCGGCTCCAGTCGTGAACACGCGCCATGGGCGTTAGAGGACTTTGGCTTTCGTGCGATTATTGCCCCGAGCTATGCGGATATCTTCTTTAATAACAGCTTTAAAAACGGCTTGTTGCCAATCATCCTTGACGAACAAATTGTCGATGATTTATTTAAAGCGGTCGATGCGAATGATGGTTATCAATTAACCGTTGATTTAGAACAGCAAAAAATTATCAAGCCGGATGGTGATGAAATTGCCTTTGATGTTGATCCATTTCGTAAGCATTGCTTATTAAATGGTTTGGATGATATCGGTCTGACGCTTCAGGATGCGGATGATATTAAGGCATATGAAGAAAAACGCCGTGCTGCTAACCCATGGCTGTTTGATCAGGTTAAATAA
- the asd gene encoding aspartate-semialdehyde dehydrogenase, with product MSEQKVGLVGWRGMVGSVLMQRMQEEKDFDLIKPTFFTTSQKGLSAPDYAGKDSGVLEDAFDVDALKQQDVIITCQGGDYTKDVYPKLREAGWDGYWIDAASALRMDDDAIIVLDPVNRDVIDAGVKNGVKTYVGGNCTVSLMLLALGGLFEKDLVEWATPMTYQAASGSGAKHMRELISQMGAIHANVKDKVEDPATAILDIDRQVADFIRGEEYPKDQFGVPLAGSLIPYIDSQLPSGQSREEWKAEAEANKILGTEDAATPIDGLCVRVGAMRCHSQAITLKLKKDLSVDEIEKILADHNDWVKVIPNDRDVTMEELTPAKITGTLTIPVGRIRKLTMGPEYISAFTVGDQLLWGAAEPLRRMLRILLNAG from the coding sequence ATGTCTGAACAAAAAGTAGGTCTGGTTGGCTGGCGCGGAATGGTAGGTTCCGTACTGATGCAACGTATGCAGGAAGAAAAAGATTTCGACCTGATTAAGCCGACCTTCTTCACGACCTCACAAAAAGGCCTGTCTGCGCCGGATTATGCGGGCAAGGACAGCGGTGTATTAGAAGACGCGTTTGATGTTGATGCGTTGAAACAACAAGATGTCATTATCACCTGTCAGGGTGGTGACTACACCAAAGACGTCTACCCAAAACTGCGTGAAGCCGGTTGGGATGGTTATTGGATTGATGCAGCGTCCGCGCTGCGTATGGACGATGATGCCATTATCGTGCTGGATCCAGTCAATCGTGACGTAATTGATGCAGGTGTTAAAAACGGCGTTAAAACGTATGTGGGTGGTAACTGTACCGTTTCTCTGATGCTGCTGGCGTTGGGCGGTCTGTTTGAAAAAGATCTGGTTGAGTGGGCAACACCGATGACCTACCAGGCCGCTTCGGGTTCCGGCGCTAAGCACATGCGTGAACTGATCAGTCAAATGGGTGCAATCCACGCCAACGTCAAAGATAAGGTCGAAGACCCGGCGACAGCGATACTGGATATTGATCGCCAGGTGGCAGATTTTATTCGTGGTGAGGAGTATCCGAAAGATCAGTTTGGTGTGCCATTGGCGGGCAGTCTAATCCCTTACATTGATTCGCAGTTGCCGTCTGGTCAGAGTCGTGAAGAGTGGAAGGCTGAAGCCGAGGCAAACAAAATCCTTGGCACAGAGGATGCCGCAACACCGATTGATGGTTTGTGTGTCCGTGTGGGAGCAATGCGCTGTCACAGTCAGGCCATCACGCTGAAGCTGAAAAAAGATCTGTCGGTTGATGAAATCGAGAAGATTCTGGCCGATCATAATGACTGGGTGAAGGTAATTCCGAATGATCGTGACGTGACGATGGAAGAGCTGACGCCAGCCAAAATTACTGGCACCTTAACCATTCCGGTAGGCCGTATCCGTAAATTGACCATGGGCCCAGAATATATTTCTGCATTTACCGTGGGTGACCAATTATTGTGGGGTGCTGCAGAGCCTCTGCGCCGGATGTTGCGCATTTTGTTGAATGCTGGCTGA